The window CAGGAGCAGTCAGAGCAACAGGCGTAGCTTCACCTGCAGCCAGGTCAAGCGGGAAGTTGTGCGCATTCCGCTCATGCATCACTTCCATCCCCAGGTTCGCCCGGTTCAAC of the Trichocoleus sp. genome contains:
- a CDS encoding photosystem II q(b) protein, with amino-acid sequence LNRANLGMEVMHERNAHNFPLDLAAGEATPVALTAPAING